A window of Scophthalmus maximus strain ysfricsl-2021 chromosome 10, ASM2237912v1, whole genome shotgun sequence contains these coding sequences:
- the ly6pge gene encoding lymphocyte antigen 6 family member pge: MRAAQHCPLLLLSLVLLATNGEALQCFTCMGSNNEDCNRQGSKSCPSYSDACAAVVGHDSGVMKSCSYKSFCSQANSQGYRAPGVRVHCCYSDDCNVTSFASQLPGVHYVLLFLPLLFHHFFK, encoded by the exons ATGAGAGCTGCCCAGCACTGTCCACTGCTCCTGCTTTCCCTGGTCCTGCTTGCAACCAACG GTGAGGCCCTGCAATGTTTTACCTGCATGGGCTCCAACAATGAGGACTGCAACCGGCAAGGCTCCAAATCATGTCCCAGCTACTCTGACGCCTGCGCTGCAGTGGTGGGCCATGACA GTGGGGTGATGAAGTCATGCTCCTACAAGTCTTTCTGCAGTCAGGCCAACAGCCAGGGCTACAGAGCACCGGGTGTCAGAGTTCACTGCTGCTACAGTGATGACTGCAATGTGACAAGCTTCGCCTCACAGCTGCCAGGAGTCCACTatgtgctgctgtttctgcCTCTGTTGTTCCACCACTTTTTCAAGTAG